The proteins below come from a single Mucilaginibacter mali genomic window:
- a CDS encoding hybrid sensor histidine kinase/response regulator transcription factor produces MAHHKHKYLLLALLLITITVFAQPKAIVEHYSTDDGLSHVAVNCIIKDQQGFMWFSTWNGINRFDGSRFISYKSVPGDRSPLKNDRIDAIVDGDVDHLWLKSYDSQIYSFNKASGKISPLNTVFPAAIRAKLKFKNVLASNDGQLWLESAGLGIFYFPDAYNTPANYTRYYSGRNADRWIASNDINFFHIDHNQNVWIGTAGGLTLLKKERDSFQPASQVVKNDPVTDITEGDRFLYTVSAGGQLYVTDKHTGHTIVKRIANSRINNTLISRKRDVLYASGSDGDLFECDLQNFAVRKIAKASAEIFTLFEDSKGSLWIEPAKEGVLRYDPQSGALKFYSQLTDANSRFIGNHYQVFEDKNGLVWIAMKKGGFGYYDTAKDQVLYFFDDPNDPNRKFSNNVAHWYYDPAGVLWLVTNEHELEKVVFQQSNFQQYKLETHGRFKSENDVRGLAVDRKGRIWVGTKGNKLYVLQNGNKLSNVFTNEPASGLGQVYTITPDSGGAVWMGTKSNGLYKAEPVNADGTTYKLIHYQADDNDKHSISSNQIYTVLQDSRGRIWAGSFDGGLNLFVSNGGAAHFVRQADLLKGVPQGAFNKIRKMSLDGAGNIWVATTDGIMVIQAQSDQLPFRAKTYSKVAGDITSLGSNDVQYVYRDDKNTMWLGTSGGGLSKAMGNDPLNSLKFQNYTSRDGLFNDYIVSLASDADDNLWLASQTGLTRFNPSSGEFRTYDSSDGIPRTVFSESACIKMPQSGIVFGTMSGLLSFDPEQLTDQRIFGRIVFTNVQVNNQDIALLDNSSLLAHQVNELESLQLKYDQSTVSFDYTVLDYRSGNKQNYMFRLAGFDTVWRSSRGFQRTTYTNLPPGQYKFEMKCVSPGLYTNTPYRSLIINILPPPWLTWWAYLLYFAVAVVIFVLIRKNTLTMLRLRQSIAVEQHIATLKTTFFTNISHELRTPLTLIINPITAIAETENLSENGKEYISIVQKNASRIMRFINQLLDLRKVQSGKAVMNYQQIELIGFIKDVGSYFAEIAKEKNISQTLNSNVNEITCRIDPEKIDIVLYNILANAYKFSPPGKHIDIDVYAKDEIIKILISDEAGGVPPDNLNDLFKLFYEGDHHHQKGSGIGLALSKEMIALHEGKIWADNNYKGGLTISIELKNINVVAAPVIAPVEPALATEMTLDEAIADVVEHMEEHTGKEQILLVEDNADLRAFLRLQIDNKYRLETAEDGIKGLEQARKLLPDLIISDIMMPGMDGITMLEQLKNDETTSHIPVILLSAKQAVEDQIQGLRYGADAYITKPFNNNFLIATIDNIIAKRKLYFQSITGEKQAMDISPSPVVITSHDESFLKKLIGIVEGGMPDPDFNIDAVAALMNMSRSPFYKKIKSLTGLAPVEFIREMRLKRARQYMDAGETVVSDIACKVGFYNVKYFSTCFKDKFEKSPSDYIKGIHELSMDSTRPY; encoded by the coding sequence ATGGCGCACCATAAACATAAATATCTGCTGCTTGCCTTACTGTTGATAACAATTACAGTATTCGCGCAGCCCAAGGCCATTGTAGAGCATTATTCTACAGATGACGGGCTGTCGCACGTGGCGGTAAACTGTATAATCAAAGATCAGCAGGGGTTTATGTGGTTCTCTACCTGGAACGGGATCAACCGCTTTGATGGCAGCCGCTTTATTTCCTATAAATCCGTCCCGGGCGACCGCTCACCGCTGAAGAATGACCGCATAGACGCGATAGTTGACGGCGACGTTGACCACTTATGGTTGAAAAGTTACGACAGCCAGATCTACAGTTTTAATAAGGCCAGCGGGAAGATATCGCCGTTAAACACGGTCTTCCCGGCAGCCATACGGGCTAAGCTTAAATTTAAAAATGTACTTGCATCCAACGATGGACAATTGTGGTTGGAATCGGCCGGTTTGGGCATATTTTATTTCCCCGATGCTTATAATACCCCCGCCAACTATACCCGGTATTATAGCGGACGTAACGCAGACAGGTGGATCGCTTCAAACGATATCAATTTTTTCCATATCGATCATAATCAAAATGTTTGGATAGGTACTGCCGGTGGACTAACACTACTGAAAAAAGAAAGGGACTCTTTTCAGCCGGCCAGCCAGGTAGTTAAAAATGACCCGGTTACCGATATTACCGAGGGGGACCGCTTTTTATATACGGTAAGTGCCGGTGGGCAGCTTTATGTAACTGATAAGCATACCGGCCATACCATTGTAAAACGCATTGCAAACTCCCGGATCAATAATACCCTCATCTCCCGGAAGCGGGATGTTTTGTATGCCTCGGGATCCGATGGAGATCTATTTGAATGCGATCTGCAAAACTTCGCGGTAAGGAAGATCGCGAAAGCCTCAGCAGAGATATTCACCCTGTTTGAAGACAGCAAAGGCAGTTTATGGATAGAACCGGCCAAAGAAGGCGTGCTTCGTTACGATCCGCAAAGTGGGGCGTTAAAATTTTATAGCCAGCTTACAGATGCTAACTCAAGGTTTATCGGGAACCATTACCAGGTGTTTGAAGACAAGAACGGGCTGGTATGGATAGCTATGAAGAAGGGCGGCTTTGGTTATTATGATACGGCAAAGGACCAGGTTCTTTATTTTTTTGATGATCCAAACGACCCGAACCGTAAATTCTCTAACAATGTAGCCCATTGGTATTACGACCCTGCCGGTGTATTATGGCTGGTAACCAACGAACATGAGTTGGAAAAAGTTGTTTTCCAGCAAAGTAACTTTCAGCAATATAAGCTTGAAACACACGGACGGTTTAAATCTGAAAACGATGTGCGAGGCCTTGCTGTAGACCGGAAGGGGCGCATATGGGTAGGCACCAAGGGTAATAAGCTTTATGTTTTACAAAATGGCAATAAACTAAGCAACGTATTTACCAACGAGCCGGCAAGCGGGTTGGGGCAGGTTTATACCATTACACCCGATTCGGGCGGCGCGGTGTGGATGGGCACCAAAAGTAACGGCTTGTATAAGGCCGAACCGGTTAACGCTGATGGAACCACTTACAAGCTGATCCACTATCAGGCTGATGATAATGATAAGCACAGTATATCCAGTAATCAGATCTATACCGTTTTGCAGGATAGCCGTGGCCGGATATGGGCCGGTAGCTTTGATGGCGGACTGAACCTGTTTGTTTCGAACGGAGGAGCGGCACACTTTGTACGCCAGGCCGATTTACTGAAAGGCGTACCGCAGGGGGCTTTTAATAAAATAAGAAAAATGTCGCTGGATGGTGCCGGGAATATTTGGGTGGCCACTACCGATGGCATAATGGTGATCCAGGCCCAGTCAGATCAGTTGCCATTCCGGGCGAAAACTTATAGTAAGGTAGCCGGCGATATTACCAGCCTTGGCAGTAACGATGTGCAATACGTTTACCGCGACGACAAAAATACCATGTGGCTGGGCACATCAGGCGGCGGGCTGAGTAAAGCTATGGGGAACGATCCGCTGAATAGCCTGAAGTTTCAAAACTATACATCCCGCGATGGCTTGTTTAACGATTATATCGTGAGCCTTGCCAGCGATGCGGATGATAACCTGTGGCTCGCTTCGCAAACAGGTTTAACCCGCTTCAACCCCTCATCGGGCGAGTTTCGTACTTACGATAGTTCAGATGGGATCCCGCGGACGGTGTTTTCAGAGTCGGCCTGTATAAAAATGCCGCAGAGCGGTATTGTTTTTGGTACCATGAGCGGCTTGCTCTCCTTTGATCCGGAACAACTGACCGATCAGCGCATTTTTGGCCGGATAGTTTTTACAAATGTACAGGTCAACAACCAGGATATCGCCCTGCTGGATAATAGCTCGCTGTTAGCTCACCAGGTTAACGAGTTGGAATCGCTGCAGCTTAAATATGATCAAAGCACCGTTAGCTTTGACTACACGGTTTTGGATTATCGTTCGGGCAATAAGCAAAACTATATGTTCAGGCTTGCCGGTTTTGATACCGTTTGGCGAAGCAGCCGCGGGTTTCAACGGACAACGTATACCAATCTGCCTCCCGGGCAATATAAATTTGAAATGAAGTGTGTTAGTCCCGGTCTTTACACTAACACGCCTTACCGAAGCCTCATTATTAATATTTTGCCGCCGCCCTGGCTTACCTGGTGGGCTTACCTGCTATATTTTGCCGTTGCAGTGGTCATTTTTGTATTGATCAGGAAGAATACGCTAACCATGCTGCGGTTGCGGCAAAGTATTGCTGTAGAGCAGCATATCGCCACTTTAAAAACAACGTTCTTTACCAATATCTCGCACGAATTGCGTACGCCGCTTACCCTCATCATTAACCCGATAACGGCCATAGCGGAAACCGAAAACCTGAGCGAAAATGGTAAGGAATATATTTCCATTGTACAGAAGAACGCTTCCCGTATCATGCGGTTCATTAACCAATTGCTCGATTTGCGTAAGGTGCAAAGCGGCAAAGCTGTAATGAATTACCAGCAGATAGAACTGATTGGGTTTATAAAGGATGTTGGCAGCTATTTTGCCGAAATTGCTAAGGAAAAAAATATCTCTCAAACGCTTAACAGCAACGTAAATGAGATCACCTGCCGCATTGATCCCGAAAAAATAGACATTGTGCTTTATAATATATTGGCTAATGCCTACAAATTTTCGCCGCCGGGTAAGCATATTGATATTGATGTATACGCGAAGGACGAAATAATTAAAATACTTATCTCGGACGAGGCCGGTGGCGTACCGCCCGATAATTTGAATGACCTGTTCAAACTGTTTTACGAGGGCGACCACCATCATCAAAAAGGTTCGGGCATCGGTTTGGCTTTATCGAAGGAAATGATTGCCCTGCACGAAGGTAAAATATGGGCCGACAACAATTATAAGGGCGGGCTTACCATCAGCATTGAACTGAAGAATATTAACGTTGTTGCTGCCCCGGTCATCGCGCCGGTCGAGCCGGCTTTGGCTACAGAAATGACCCTGGATGAAGCAATAGCTGATGTGGTTGAACACATGGAAGAGCATACCGGTAAGGAACAGATATTGCTTGTAGAAGATAATGCTGACCTGCGGGCATTCCTGCGTTTGCAAATTGATAATAAATATCGCCTGGAAACAGCCGAAGATGGCATTAAAGGTTTGGAACAGGCCCGGAAATTACTGCCCGACCTGATCATCAGCGATATTATGATGCCCGGAATGGATGGCATTACCATGCTGGAACAACTGAAGAATGATGAAACCACCAGCCATATCCCGGTAATCCTGCTTTCGGCAAAGCAGGCGGTTGAAGACCAGATACAAGGGCTACGCTATGGTGCCGATGCTTATATTACCAAGCCGTTCAATAATAACTTTTTAATCGCGACGATAGATAATATCATCGCTAAACGTAAATTATACTTCCAGTCTATCACCGGCGAAAAGCAGGCAATGGATATCAGCCCAAGTCCTGTGGTTATCACATCGCACGATGAATCCTTTTTGAAAAAACTGATAGGGATAGTAGAAGGTGGTATGCCCGACCCCGACTTTAATATCGACGCGGTAGCCGCCTTAATGAATATGAGCCGATCGCCGTTTTATAAAAAAATAAAGAGCCTTACCGGCTTAGCCCCCGTAGAGTTTATCCGTGAGATGCGCTTAAAACGCGCCCGGCAATATATGGACGCCGGCGAGACCGTAGTGAGCGATATTGCCTGTAAAGTGGGCTTTTATAACGTGAAATATTTTAGCACCTGCTTCAAAGATAAATTTGAAAAATCTCCGTCCGACTATATAAAAGGTATTCACGAATTGAGTATGGATAGTACACGGCCGTACTAA
- a CDS encoding pectinesterase family protein — protein sequence MKKYLSIFGLWFCQMLTFASVVTLAKDRIVVAQDGSGDYRTVQTAINAVPDHSTRTITIFIKKGTYKEKITLPEAKTNVTLVGESRDETIITYDDFASKPDSAGKNIGTSGSSSFFVYGNDFTAVNLTFQNSAGPVGQAVAMRVTGTRAYFQNCRFLGFQDTLYTHGFGTVELYRGCYIEGTVDFIFGAATAWFEDCSIFCKRGGGYISAAATPDTVKYGYVFYNCHISGDVPAHSVYLGRPWRPYAKTVYIQCDLGDRIIPAAWMEWSNKDNKATTYYARYNNKGDKELSPPTWTHMLTDKEAKQYQRAQVLGDWDPRFIK from the coding sequence ATGAAAAAATATCTGTCGATATTTGGCCTTTGGTTTTGTCAAATGCTGACATTTGCCAGCGTCGTCACATTAGCCAAAGATCGCATCGTTGTAGCGCAGGATGGCAGCGGCGATTATCGAACCGTGCAAACTGCTATCAATGCTGTACCTGATCACAGTACCCGCACCATTACTATCTTTATAAAAAAGGGAACCTATAAGGAAAAGATCACCTTGCCGGAAGCTAAAACAAATGTAACCCTGGTAGGCGAAAGCCGCGATGAAACCATTATCACTTACGATGATTTTGCCTCTAAGCCCGATAGCGCGGGCAAAAATATCGGTACATCGGGATCATCAAGCTTTTTTGTTTACGGGAACGATTTTACGGCGGTCAACCTCACCTTTCAAAACTCGGCGGGGCCGGTAGGGCAGGCCGTGGCTATGCGGGTAACGGGCACCCGGGCTTATTTTCAAAATTGCCGCTTCTTAGGTTTTCAGGATACGCTTTATACGCATGGCTTCGGCACGGTTGAACTTTACAGGGGCTGCTACATAGAGGGTACGGTCGATTTTATTTTCGGCGCGGCGACGGCCTGGTTTGAGGATTGTTCTATCTTTTGTAAACGGGGAGGCGGCTATATCAGCGCCGCGGCTACGCCTGATACGGTTAAATATGGATATGTATTTTACAACTGCCATATTTCAGGCGATGTACCTGCCCATTCCGTTTACCTCGGCCGTCCCTGGAGGCCTTATGCCAAAACGGTTTACATTCAATGCGATCTGGGCGACCGTATCATTCCCGCTGCCTGGATGGAGTGGAGTAATAAGGACAATAAAGCGACAACCTACTATGCGCGTTATAACAATAAGGGCGATAAGGAGTTGAGCCCGCCAACTTGGACGCACATGCTTACCGATAAGGAAGCAAAGCAATACCAGCGCGCGCAGGTGCTGGGCGATTGGGATCCGCGGTTTATTAAATAG
- a CDS encoding RNA polymerase sigma factor has translation MEQYQAAIKHLFKQEFAKMVAVISKLYGLQYIEIAEDIVTETFLVATETWEHKGIPLNPAAWLYTVAKQKTLQHFRRDKIYNEKVLPQLSLQQTEHEEISELNFSYQNIKDSQLQMLFAICTPAIASEAQIGLALRILCGFGIDEIAEAFLSNKETINKRLFRAKEKLRNEKIQLEFPPENEIAGRLANVLHVIYLLFSEGYYSKTQNEILRKDLCIEALRLGLMLTDYDKTNLPKTNALVALMCFHASRFNARQAGAEALILYAQQDTALWDKQLINQGIHFLNLSAQGTEVTSYHLEARIAYWHSRQEDTPEKWGSILQLYNRLLLINYSPIVALNRTYALYKANGPQEALPEAEKLKLEHIHFYHLLLGELYKSTDKEKTKSSYEKAKALAKTQAEKQGIQDKIDQLIR, from the coding sequence ATGGAACAATACCAGGCCGCGATAAAGCATTTATTTAAGCAGGAGTTTGCCAAAATGGTAGCGGTGATCAGCAAGCTATATGGCTTGCAGTATATTGAAATTGCCGAAGACATTGTTACCGAAACTTTTTTAGTGGCTACCGAAACCTGGGAACATAAAGGTATCCCGCTTAACCCGGCTGCCTGGTTATATACCGTGGCCAAACAAAAAACGCTGCAGCATTTCAGGCGCGATAAAATATACAATGAAAAGGTATTACCGCAGTTAAGCTTGCAGCAAACGGAGCACGAAGAAATATCCGAATTGAACTTCTCTTACCAAAATATTAAGGATAGCCAGTTGCAAATGCTTTTTGCTATATGCACACCGGCAATTGCCAGCGAGGCGCAGATAGGCCTGGCTTTACGCATCCTTTGCGGTTTTGGGATCGATGAAATTGCCGAGGCGTTTTTATCTAACAAAGAAACGATCAATAAACGTTTATTCCGCGCTAAGGAAAAATTACGCAATGAAAAGATACAACTTGAGTTTCCGCCCGAAAACGAGATAGCCGGGCGGTTGGCTAATGTGCTGCATGTTATTTACCTGCTTTTTAGCGAAGGCTATTATTCTAAAACCCAAAATGAGATATTGCGTAAGGATCTGTGCATTGAAGCTTTGCGCTTAGGTTTAATGCTAACCGATTACGATAAAACCAATTTGCCTAAAACCAACGCCCTGGTAGCGCTCATGTGTTTCCACGCCTCGCGGTTTAATGCGCGCCAGGCCGGCGCGGAAGCGCTGATACTTTATGCGCAACAGGATACCGCGCTTTGGGATAAGCAATTGATCAACCAGGGGATCCATTTCTTAAACTTATCTGCACAGGGGACCGAGGTTACCTCGTATCACCTGGAAGCGCGTATTGCCTATTGGCATAGCAGACAGGAAGATACTCCCGAAAAATGGGGAAGCATTTTGCAACTATATAACCGGCTATTGCTTATCAATTACTCGCCCATTGTTGCGCTTAACCGTACTTACGCGTTGTATAAAGCCAATGGCCCACAGGAAGCATTGCCCGAAGCGGAGAAGCTAAAACTGGAACATATCCATTTTTATCACCTGTTACTGGGCGAACTTTATAAAAGCACCGATAAGGAAAAGACAAAAAGTAGTTATGAAAAAGCTAAAGCTTTAGCCAAAACCCAGGCAGAGAAGCAGGGCATACAAGATAAGATCGACCAGCTTATACGATAA
- a CDS encoding YciI family protein, whose protein sequence is MDHNNEFVFLFRQPALNHSPEKQKEINKKWMDWIGGIAAQGKIAANGMHLTPGGAVLKAGGVVTDGPFVEIREILGGFIVVKADTLDDAITMAHGCPAFDEGGSVEIRTAFPE, encoded by the coding sequence ATGGATCATAATAACGAGTTTGTTTTTTTATTCCGTCAGCCGGCTTTAAACCACAGCCCGGAAAAGCAAAAGGAAATTAACAAAAAATGGATGGACTGGATTGGCGGTATCGCCGCGCAGGGCAAAATAGCAGCCAATGGCATGCACTTAACTCCGGGCGGCGCCGTTTTAAAAGCCGGCGGGGTAGTTACCGATGGCCCTTTTGTAGAGATCAGGGAAATACTAGGCGGCTTTATTGTAGTTAAAGCCGATACCCTGGACGATGCCATTACCATGGCACATGGCTGCCCGGCTTTTGATGAGGGAGGCAGTGTAGAGATCAGGACCGCATTTCCCGAATAA
- a CDS encoding carboxymuconolactone decarboxylase family protein has translation MESRINFFEKGANAMKAMYGLGAYLAKSPVEQKLLHLLYFRVSQINGCAYCLDMHSKDLRAAGETEQRLYMLDAWREGTVYTNRERAALAFAEGITKTHVSDEVYAAAATEFTEQELVDLTVAIITINSYNRINIAFQTPAGDYKPGQFKS, from the coding sequence ATGGAATCAAGAATCAATTTTTTCGAAAAAGGTGCAAACGCTATGAAGGCGATGTACGGTTTAGGGGCTTACCTTGCTAAATCGCCGGTTGAACAAAAACTGCTGCATTTGCTTTACTTCCGTGTATCACAAATAAATGGTTGTGCCTATTGCCTGGATATGCATTCAAAAGACCTGCGCGCTGCCGGTGAAACAGAGCAACGCCTGTATATGCTGGATGCCTGGCGCGAGGGAACGGTATATACCAACCGTGAGCGCGCCGCCCTTGCTTTTGCCGAGGGGATTACCAAAACCCATGTTAGTGATGAGGTTTATGCCGCCGCTGCAACCGAATTTACAGAACAGGAATTGGTGGACTTGACGGTAGCTATTATAACCATTAATAGTTATAATCGCATTAACATCGCGTTTCAAACTCCTGCAGGCGATTATAAACCCGGACAGTTTAAATCGTAA
- a CDS encoding VOC family protein translates to MKAKITPFLLFKDEAEAAANFYVSVFNGKLLKVDTYPEGTPMPAGTVLTATFEILGMTMTALNWGMEAKYLETISFAIEPETQEEVDYYWNALIADSGEEGPCSWLKDKYGVSWQVAPEILPRLMSDPDPKKASAVMQAMMKMKKIIIKDIQAAYDNA, encoded by the coding sequence ATGAAAGCGAAGATCACACCATTCCTGCTGTTTAAGGATGAGGCCGAGGCAGCAGCCAATTTTTATGTATCGGTATTTAACGGAAAGTTGTTGAAGGTTGATACGTACCCCGAAGGCACACCCATGCCGGCTGGTACGGTACTGACCGCGACCTTTGAAATATTAGGCATGACCATGACCGCCCTAAACTGGGGTATGGAAGCCAAATATTTAGAAACCATCTCCTTTGCTATTGAACCTGAAACCCAGGAGGAGGTTGATTATTACTGGAATGCCCTGATAGCTGACAGCGGCGAAGAAGGCCCTTGCAGTTGGTTGAAGGACAAATACGGCGTATCGTGGCAGGTGGCACCCGAAATACTTCCCCGCCTGATGAGCGATCCGGATCCGAAAAAGGCATCGGCAGTAATGCAGGCCATGATGAAAATGAAGAAGATCATTATTAAAGATATACAGGCAGCTTACGATAATGCCTGA
- a CDS encoding Na+/H+ antiporter, translating to MHTILPFLLAMIAAVVLLEMWANKLKIAYPILLVVAGLLVSFIPGLPAVRINPDLIFFIFLPPLLFEASWTISFKEMKKWWRIIGSFAFLVVFFTALSVAVIANHYIPGFSIALGFLLGGIVAPPDAVSTGAITSFVKIPRSTSAILEGESLLNDASSLIIFRFALVAVGTGQFIWQQAAMSFLWMVIGGVGVGLLIALIFVKAHKRLPTDASSDIALTLIEPYFMYWVAEQLHCSGVLAVVSGGLFMSARRLEFLNSESRIKGFSVWESFVFILNGIVFLIIGLELPEIVEGLHAKHIPLGTAIGYGVLVTAILILARMISAYAAMLATFIFRPNVAPRARRRNRTWLLPLVLGWSGMRGVVSLAAALAIPITLDNGTEFPQRNLILFITFVAILLTLVIQGLTLPYFITRWNVFDGITNHEAEHATRKQMKQGLKQHIYKFLKNKHENELLDHPGIEKMIKQWEERSKAGDEVLMNEKTKLIFVELLESQRQYLSELNKDPNVDEDIIRIQLYQIDLEEERLKII from the coding sequence ATGCATACCATTCTACCTTTTTTACTCGCCATGATAGCCGCTGTAGTGCTTTTAGAAATGTGGGCGAATAAATTAAAAATAGCTTATCCCATATTACTGGTTGTAGCCGGTTTGCTGGTAAGTTTTATACCCGGCTTACCGGCGGTTAGGATAAATCCGGATCTGATCTTCTTCATCTTCCTGCCGCCCCTGTTGTTCGAAGCATCGTGGACCATCTCTTTTAAAGAAATGAAAAAGTGGTGGCGCATCATAGGCAGTTTCGCTTTTTTGGTGGTGTTTTTTACGGCATTGTCTGTAGCCGTCATCGCCAATCATTATATCCCCGGCTTTTCCATTGCATTAGGTTTTTTATTAGGTGGCATAGTAGCCCCGCCCGACGCCGTGAGCACCGGGGCCATCACCAGTTTTGTGAAGATCCCACGCTCTACCTCGGCCATACTGGAAGGTGAAAGTTTATTGAATGATGCCTCATCGCTTATCATCTTTCGCTTTGCGCTGGTTGCCGTTGGTACGGGCCAGTTTATATGGCAGCAGGCAGCCATGAGTTTTTTGTGGATGGTAATTGGCGGCGTTGGTGTAGGCTTACTGATAGCGCTAATATTTGTAAAAGCACATAAGCGCCTGCCTACCGATGCATCATCGGATATTGCCCTTACCCTTATCGAACCTTATTTTATGTACTGGGTGGCCGAGCAGTTACATTGCTCGGGCGTACTGGCGGTGGTGAGCGGGGGCTTGTTCATGTCGGCCCGGCGACTGGAGTTTTTGAACAGCGAAAGCCGCATCAAGGGCTTTAGCGTTTGGGAAAGCTTTGTGTTTATATTGAACGGTATTGTATTCCTCATCATCGGCCTTGAACTACCGGAAATTGTAGAGGGCCTGCACGCTAAGCATATCCCCTTAGGTACTGCTATTGGCTACGGTGTACTGGTAACCGCCATACTTATCCTAGCCCGTATGATCAGCGCCTACGCGGCTATGCTGGCCACATTTATCTTCAGGCCAAACGTAGCGCCGAGAGCAAGGCGCCGGAACCGGACCTGGTTGCTGCCACTTGTTTTAGGCTGGTCGGGCATGCGGGGCGTGGTATCGCTGGCGGCTGCATTGGCTATTCCTATAACACTGGATAACGGTACCGAATTCCCCCAACGCAACCTGATCCTGTTCATCACCTTTGTGGCTATCCTGCTTACCTTAGTGATACAGGGCCTCACCCTACCCTACTTTATCACCCGTTGGAACGTGTTTGATGGCATCACTAACCACGAAGCAGAACACGCTACCCGTAAGCAAATGAAGCAAGGTTTGAAGCAACACATTTATAAATTTTTAAAGAATAAGCATGAAAACGAACTGCTTGATCATCCCGGTATAGAAAAAATGATTAAGCAATGGGAAGAACGATCGAAGGCGGGCGACGAAGTTTTGATGAACGAAAAAACCAAGCTGATATTTGTGGAACTATTGGAAAGCCAGCGCCAATATCTTAGCGAATTAAACAAAGACCCAAACGTTGACGAAGATATCATCCGCATACAATTATACCAGATAGACCTGGAAGAGGAGCGCCTGAAGATCATCTAA